A window from Schistosoma haematobium chromosome 1, whole genome shotgun sequence encodes these proteins:
- the NATTERIN3 gene encoding Natterin-3 (EggNog:ENOG410VJ0P~COG:S), with translation MAKIGKGIQIPLSWVPAKDGNVPNNALSVTRGIYVVRCKHDGQWIPGKAATGHNAAYYPYGGEEKNTREYEVLCDTSFSGHQGYEWLHASYGGVPKNAIIAGMSGFDPLYIAKSSINGEPSVGKVHSGHECAYLPWGGKEHSVKEYEVLVWKK, from the exons ATGGCTAAAATAGGCAAAGGGATTCAGATTCCTCTATCATGGGTACCTGCTAAGGATGGAAATGTCCCTAATAATGCTCTCAGTGTTACTCGTGGTATCTATGTGGTTCGTTGCAAACACGATGGTCAATGGATTCCTGGGAAGGCTGCAACTGGACATAATGCAGCTTATTATCCATATGGTGGTGAAGAAAAGAATACAAGAGAATATGAAGTCCTGTGTGATACCTCATTTTCAGGACATCAAGG ATATGAATGGTTACATGCATCATATGGTGGTGTGCCGAAAAATGCAATCATTGCTGGCATGTCAGGTTTTGATCCACTATACATAGCCAAATCTTCAATTAATGGAGAACCATCTGTTGGAAAG GTACATAGTGGCCATGAATGTGCATATTTACCATGGGGTGGTAAAGAACACTCAGTGAAAGAATATGAAGTTTTAGTTTGGAAAAAGTGA